Proteins encoded together in one Terriglobales bacterium window:
- a CDS encoding NAD(P)-dependent oxidoreductase — MPDRRQSYDLDVVKVPKQDPGLRVHNWNEVYDGYTPELAVLEAQRCLLCEHAPCMLACPVQNDIPGALFLAAHGDFLGAAEKFAETSNFPDVCGRICPQEKLCEGACVVGAQKPPITIGKLEAFVTDYLRRNYGYFRRPQAPPTGHRVAVIGAGPAGLAVAEELAVRGHAVTVFDAWPMPGGLLLYGIPNFKLDKEIVLEKLRALEELGIRFVCNYRVGREHPVDALLQQGFGLVFLGYGAVKGGEMKIPGEELKHVYQATEYLVRGNLEHDLLPPPWQDSSDPRPHAGAVTIVVGGGDTGMDCVRTARRLNPAGKVYCVYRRTESEMAGRAEERVHAKEEGVIFEWLTLPVRFLGNEKGEVRAAECIRMQLGEPDAKGRRSPVPVEGSNFLLPCDTVALAIGYSAETEVPETTQHLEATKWGTILVKSEETGETSREEIYAAGDVVRGADLVVTAIAAARKAALQMHQRLLARAAPDPDDWL, encoded by the coding sequence GCGAGCACGCCCCCTGCATGCTGGCCTGCCCCGTGCAAAACGATATCCCCGGGGCGCTGTTCCTGGCCGCCCACGGCGACTTCCTGGGCGCGGCCGAGAAGTTCGCCGAGACCTCCAACTTCCCCGACGTCTGCGGCCGCATCTGTCCCCAAGAGAAGCTGTGCGAGGGCGCCTGCGTGGTGGGGGCACAGAAGCCTCCCATCACCATCGGCAAGCTGGAGGCCTTCGTCACCGACTACCTGCGGCGCAACTACGGCTACTTCCGCCGCCCGCAGGCGCCGCCCACGGGACACCGGGTGGCGGTGATCGGCGCCGGGCCGGCGGGGCTGGCGGTGGCGGAGGAGCTGGCGGTGCGCGGCCACGCCGTCACCGTCTTCGATGCCTGGCCCATGCCCGGAGGCCTGCTGCTCTACGGCATCCCCAACTTCAAGCTCGACAAAGAGATCGTGCTGGAGAAGCTGCGCGCGCTGGAGGAACTGGGCATCCGTTTCGTCTGCAACTATCGCGTGGGCCGCGAGCATCCGGTGGACGCCCTGCTGCAGCAGGGCTTCGGGCTGGTCTTCCTGGGCTACGGCGCGGTGAAGGGCGGAGAGATGAAGATCCCCGGCGAGGAGCTGAAGCACGTCTACCAGGCCACCGAGTACCTGGTGCGCGGCAACCTGGAGCACGACCTGCTTCCGCCGCCGTGGCAGGACTCTTCCGACCCGCGCCCGCACGCCGGCGCGGTCACCATCGTGGTGGGCGGGGGCGACACCGGCATGGACTGCGTGCGCACCGCCCGCCGCTTGAATCCCGCCGGCAAGGTGTACTGCGTCTACCGCCGCACCGAGTCGGAGATGGCCGGCCGCGCCGAGGAGCGCGTCCACGCCAAGGAAGAGGGCGTGATCTTCGAATGGCTCACCCTGCCTGTGCGCTTTCTGGGGAACGAAAAGGGCGAGGTGCGGGCCGCCGAGTGCATCCGCATGCAACTGGGGGAGCCCGACGCCAAGGGCCGCCGCTCGCCCGTGCCCGTCGAAGGCTCCAATTTTCTCCTGCCCTGCGACACCGTGGCCCTGGCCATCGGCTACAGCGCCGAGACCGAGGTCCCGGAGACCACCCAGCACCTCGAAGCCACCAAGTGGGGCACCATTCTCGTGAAGTCGGAAGAGACGGGCGAGACCTCGCGCGAGGAGATCTACGCCGCCGGGGACGTGGTGCGCGGCGCCGACCTGGTGGTCACCGCCATCGCCGCCGCCCGCAAGGCGGCCCTGCAGATGCACCAGAGGCTGCTGGCGCGCGCCGCCCCCGACCCCGACGACTGGCTCTAG